In the Cryptococcus neoformans var. neoformans JEC21 chromosome 1, complete sequence genome, one interval contains:
- a CDS encoding expressed protein: MRPSTRSHRSSSPRRKALHPYQRPLPSAPAAQPSASDTKQKSLNKQDKRHVSDTSVQLPATETSSPQGCGKRKKKNKRKKNRNSRAMQSDAIKSSYAPPTSPFSPSKPLQTKCGTQITPIISQSEVSEVAFLPPKQNTHLASSQPSSNAGPVSDKVRAINLDRDIVRLREEAQKREAMHLELSKAHEEAERLRGKVKNLTEREDELKARVEELQRTVEANNKKTEILDTAMQQHNSTKKDLTEALTCTVCFEILKDPYMLSCGHMACKSCLFSWFRSPGAYRRPPTTITSTSNLSYYTKICHMCRCIIVRRPTRVFFLRSILEPLGLHQDNPSPLLASHPSESPSSTASDPWKFIFPPDPTTYKLHDDVDQCLRCPECMGEIEDGNCSTCGNNFSSDSEMEGQSNEEFDDFYEEDFLYDEEDENSGGFFGQRFFDFHPHLATIYSQRHALGHDSGDDQSNSGSDPSSQEDGPPDHVDGGNISVDTDAITDSEGYEDSFIDDEEEGSWSGDNSGDSDVIPLGDEDRPTRGGPPPRVRSVTSENEDESDQPVFTGRTRRMAGRVVSDSE, encoded by the exons ATGCGTCCTTCGACCAGGTCCCACAGGAGTTCATCTCCGCGTCGCAAAGCTCTCCATCCATACCAGCGCCCGTTACCTTCAGCTCCTGCAGCACAACCATCAGCCTCGGATACGAAGCAGAAGAGTTTGAACAAGCAAGATAAGCGTCACGTATCTGATACTTCTGTTCAACTCCCCGCAACAGAAACAAGCTCTCCGCAAGGAtgtgggaaaaggaagaagaagaataagagaaagaagaacagaaATTCCCGTGCCATGCAGTCAGATGCTATAAAAAGTTCCTATGCGCCACCCACCAGTCCCTTCAGTCCTTCAAAACCTCTTCAGACCAAATGTGGCACACAAATCACCCCTATAATATCTCAGTCAGAGGTATCAGAGGTCGCTTTTTTACCCCCCAAGCAGAACACACACCTTGCATCTTCGCAACCATCGTCGAATGCCGGGCCTGTCAGTGACAAGGTCCGTGCGATCAACCTCGATCGCGACATTGTCCGTCTCCGTGAAGAAGCGCAAAAGCGTGAGGCTATGCATTTAGAGCTTTCCAAGGCgcatgaagaagctgaaagGTTGAGAGGAAAAGTCAAGAATCTTACAGAACGCGAAGATGAACTGAAGGCAAGGGTGGAAGAATTGCAAAGAACTGTCGAAGCCAACAACAAAAAGACGGAGATTTTGGATACA GCTATGCAACAACATAACAGTACCAAGAAAGATTTGACGGAAGCTCTTACCTGTACGGTATGCTTCGAAATATTAAAAGATCCTTACAT GCTCTCATGCGGGCACATGGCTTGCAAATCCTG CTTGTTCAGTTGGTTCCGCTCGCCTGGGGCTTATCGACGCCCGCCTACCACAATAACCTCCACGTCTAATCTCTCTTATTACACCAAGATTTGCCACATGTGCCGTTGTATCATTGTGCGCCGCCCCACCCGCGTATTCTTTTTGCGCAGCATCCTTGAACCCCTTGGTTTACATCAAGACAATCCCTCACCTCTCCTGGCCTCGCATCCCTCTGAATCGCCTTCGTCCACCGCTTCCGATCCTTGGAAATTCATATTCCCGCCTGATCCAACAACCTACAAATtgcatgatgatgttgacCAATGTTTACGTTGCCCTGAATGTATgggagagattgaagatgggAACTGTTCTACGTGCGGCAATAATTTTAGCAGTGACAGCGAAATGGAAGGTCAAAGTAACGAAGAATTTGACGACTTCTACGAAGAAGACTTTCTgtacgatgaagaagatgaaaataGCGGAGGATTCTTTGGACAACGCTTTTTTGatttccatcctcatctggCGACTATCTACAGTCAGCGTCACGCACTTGGCCATGATTCTGGCGATGATCAATCCAACTCAGGCTCTGATCCAAGTTCCCAGGAGGACGGACCGCCTGATCATGTTGATGGTGGTAATATATCTGTGGATACGGACGCCATCACGGATTCGGAGGGATACGAAGATTCTTTCATagacgatgaggaagaggggagtTGGTCTGGAGACAACAGCGGAGATAGTGACGTGATACCTTTAGGGGACGAAGATAGACCCACGAGAGGAGGTCCTCCACCTAG GGTGAGAAGCGTTACgagtgagaatgaagatgagagtgaTCAGCCTGTTTTTACGGGTAGAACGCGGCGCATGGCTGGCAGGGTTGTGTCGGATAGTGAATAG
- a CDS encoding chaperone, putative — MAHKSHRHKALQAQLEAQPTISLISQKTRKPPAPSMDVDQDDDVLISTNAASAPNTTDPSDAPVSATTTSSGFAPLTAAAQSTVLKNEFRRIPIPPHRMTPLKRDWVNLYTPMVEMLGLQVRMNPQRKAVELKTSGHTVDSGAIQKGADFVKAYALGFDVNDALALLRLDDLYLDSFEIKDVKTLHGDHLARAIGRIAGEGGKVKFSIENASRTRIVLADTHIHILGSVQNIKIARDAVVSLILGSPPGKVYAHLKAVGARMKQRF; from the exons ATGGCCCACAAATCACACAGACACAAGGCCCTCCAGGCTCAGCTCGAGGCTCAGCCTACCATATCCCTTATATCCCAAAAAACTCGAAAGCCTCCCGCTCCGTCCATGGACGTAGACCAAGACGACGACGTTCTTATCAGTACCAACGCTGCTTCGGCCCCTAATACCACCGATCCCTCAGACGCTCCTGTCTCTGCGACCACCACATCTTCTGGATTTGCCCCTCTTACAGCTGCCGCCCAATCCACTGTCCTTAAAAACGAGTTCAGAAGGATCCCTATCCCTCCGCATAGAATGACACCGTTGAAGAGAGATTGGGTCAACCTTTATACACCTATGGTGGAGATGCTTGGTCTTCAAGTCAGAATGAACCCGCAGCGAAAAGCTGTTGAGTTGAAG ACTTCCGGGCACACTGTAGATTCTGGTGCGATTCAAAAAGGGGCCGATTTTGTCAAAGCCTATGCCCTTGGATTTGATGTCAAT GACGCTCTGGCGCTCTTGAGGTTGGATGACTTGTATCTTGACTCTTTTGAGATCAAGGATGTCAAGACATTACATGGAGACCATCTCGCTCGTGCTATTG GTCGTATAGCAGGTGAAGGTGGTAAGGTCAAGTTCTCTATCGAGAATGCCAGTAGAACACGAATTGTTCTGGCCGACAC CCACATCCATATTCTTGGTTCTGTACAAAATATCAAGATTGCTCGAGATGCTGTCGTTTCTCTTATCCTTGGTTCTCCTCCAG GCAAGGTCTACGCACATCTCAAGGCAGTCGGTGCGAGGATGAAGCAACGTTTTTAG
- a CDS encoding anion transporter, putative: protein MSPTRRHSQISPRSHPPLSPTLSRTTTRPRPVPPPNPPEPPLTLLHPSQSYPTSPDEFRRSYEGFDSTGTKRSWIWNIGRGMRKDVVNRLPWYWSDWVDAWNYRVIPSTWFIFFANVLPGLAFSLDLIETTGQYGVQEVLLASFMAAFMASFFGGQPLLISGVTGPITVFNKTIYDIFERNKTDGPNYLHFVGWVYLWAAIFHWVAAILNAVQGLKYVTKFSCETFGFYVSAVYVQYGIQVVTRQFRQTSTTSAFLGIILALITLVLPHYFNALARSGYVNKQFRRFCADYGMPITIIAITGLAYWGRFDQYVLEDGMTLPTTASSFKPAGERAWLVRFWQLEGKWVGVAFPFGLVLFILFYFDANVSSLIAQGSEYPLKKPAAFHWDFFILGITTFIAGLLGIPAPNGLIPQAPLHTASLVIMGYEDASSASSVVTLQTREEGNQAVQLDNMEGGGVKNNNARGYDGQSTRQRRMSNGINERKMDKRREIPVAVVEQRVSNLAQGCLCLILMTKPFEHVLGLIPKGVLAGLFWYMGSDALLSSGVTAKMLYLVRDRRATSPSEPLRRVRKSRIIIFTVIELIGFGATFAITQTIAAIGFPVIIMLLVPLRWFLVPRLGFTEEELGILDGAVASEFTMESVGGSR from the exons ATGTCTCCGACTCGCAGACATTCGCAGATATCCCCTCGTTCTCATCCCCCCCTCTCCCCGACTCTGTCGAGAACAACAACTCGTCCCCGCCCTGTGCCCCCTCCCAATCCCCCAGAGCCTCCTCTAACGCTACTCCATCCGTCACAGTCGTATCCCACTTCTCCTGATGAATTTAGGCGCTCATACGAAGGCTTTGACAGCACTGGGACGAAGCGGTCGTGGATATGGAATATCGGTAGGGGTATGCGCAAAGATGTTGTCAATCGGTTGCCCTGGTATTGGAGTGATTGGGTCGATGCTTGGAATTATAGGGTCATACCTTCTACCTGG TTCATTTTCTTTGCAAAT GTTCTGCCAGGTCTGGCATTTTCACTAGATCTCATT GAAACAACTGGACAGTATGGCGTCCAAGAAGTATTGCTCGCATCT TTTATGGCGGCGTTTATGGCGTCGTTTTTTGGGGGTCAACCACTACTGATCTCTGGGGTCACTGGTCCCATCACAGTCTTCAACAAGACCATATATGACATATTTGAAAGGAACAAAACAGATGGGCCCAATTATCTTCACTTCGTTGGATGGGTTTATCTCTGGGCTGCCATATTTCACTGGGTTGCTGCCATCCTTAATG CTGTTCAGGGTCTCAAGTATGTCACGAAATTCTCCTGCGAAACATTCGGATTTTATGTATCTGCCGTCTATGTGCAATATGGAATCCAAGTCGTAACACGCCAATTTAGACAAACCTCAACAACGAGTGCTTTTCTCGGCATTAT CCTTGCCCTTATAACACTCGTTCTACCTCATTACTTCAACGCTCTCGCTAGGTCCGGCTACGTCAATAAGCAATTTCGGAGGTTCTGCGCAGATTATGGGATGCCAATCACAATCATAGCCATTACAGGTCTAGCGTACTGGGGGAGATTTGATCA ATACGTCTTGGAAGATGGCATGACTTTGCCCACGACTGCTTCATCATTTAAGCCCGCTGGAGAAAGAGCCTGGCTAGTACGCTTTTGGCAGTTGGAGGGGAAGTGGGTCGGTGTCGCATTTCCGTTCGGTCTAGTGCTCTTTATTCTGTTCTATTTCGACGCAAATGTATCG TCATTGATTGCACAAGGTTCAGAATATCCTTTGAAGAAACCTGCGGCATTCCATTGGGACTTCTTCATACTCGGTATCACGACTTTCATTGCAGGATTACTTGGTATTCCTGCTCCTAACG GTCTAATTCCTCAAGCGCCCCTGCATACAGCTTCATTAGTCATTATGGGCTACGAGGACGCCTCTAGTGCGTCTTCCGTTGTTACTCTCCAGActagagaagaagggaacCAGGCTGTCCAGCTTGATAATATGGAAGGTGGCGGAGTGAAAAACAACAATGCCAGAGGATATGATGGTCAATCGACAAGACAAAGGCGTATGAGCAATGGGATTAACGAGCGGAAAATGGataagagaagagaaattCCTGTGGCCGTGGTCGAGCAACGGGTATCTAATCTGGCTCAAGGATGCCTCT GCCTTATTCTCATGACCAAGCCTTTCGAACACGTTTTGGGACTTATCCCAAAAGGCGTCTTAGCTGGCCTATTC TGGTATATGGGCTCCGACGCTCTCCTGTCTTCCGGAGTGACTGCTAAAATGCTGTATCTGGTGCGGGATCGACGCGCAACGTCACCTTCAGAGCCCTTGCGTCGCGTACGGAAAAGTAGAATAATAATATTTACCGTGATTGAACTGATAGGTTTTGGCGCTACATTCGCTATCACACAA ACCATTGCAGCAATTGGTTTTCCCGTTATTATCATGCTACTTGTCCCGCTGAGGTGGTTTTTAGTTCCCCGGCTTGGATttactgaagaagagctgggAATCCTGGATGGCGCCGTTGCTAGTGAATTC ACTATGGAATCTGTTGGGGGATCTCGTTGA
- a CDS encoding glycosyl hydrolase, putative: protein MLFPVLALLCPVLVAAHGQVSWVQIGTGPQYPAWTLDDYYIALYRESDPVWGALPEQKYTRKTDRLDLGFADIFSKSIATGGYEVCQRFDSMSPVGTIPAKAGDQVIVQWGPDWPFEGHPGPIGEWMAKCPDDSCSQVDATTLNWFCIAQHNYDADTQKWPTEILTESLNRQWTFRLPTDLPSGAYLVRHELIALHNSTGPTPDLVSSPQHYPIGIEITLESSGTTLPTLTCKFPGCFSYDDYEWHHNIWEDEWQGLLINWEFPGIAVYPGGYTTGVVNGASAAAKSGMSSSSSSSSVAPSDASDSTSSGALAVSISATSSPSSNVSVSSAVATGKKTCKRKKRSNIAGQKRHIRRSRIAHFDRH from the exons ATGCTCTTCCccgtcctcgccctcctctGCCCCGTCTTGGTCGCCGCCCACGGCCAGGTTTCCTGGGTCCAGATCGGTACAGGCCCGCAATACCCCGCTTGGACTCTTGATGACTACTACATTGCCCTCTACCGCGAGTCCG ACCCAGTCTGGGGCGCGCTTCCTGAGCAAAAGTACACG AGAAAAACCGATAGGCTCGATCTTGGATTTGCCGACATCTTTAGTAAATCCATTGCTACAGGTGGTTATGAGGTTTGCCAAAGGTTTGATAGCATGAGTCCCGTTGGAACCATCCCTGCCAAAGCCGGTGACCAAGTCATCGTCCAGTGGGGTCCCGATTGGCCCTTCGAAGGTCATCCCGGG CCTATTGGCGAGTGGATGGCCAAGTGCCCCGACGACAGTTGCAGCCAAGTTGACGCGACCACACTGAACTGGTTTTGCATAGCTCAGCACAATTATGATGCCGACACTCAAAAGTGGCCTACTGAGATTTTGACCGAGTCACTTAACCGTCAATGGACATTCAGGCTCCCCACGGACCTTCCCTCTG GCGCATATCTCGTTCGACACGAGCTCATCGCCCTTCACAACAGTACAGGGCCCACCCCCGATCTTGTGTCATCCCCTCAGCATTATCCTATCGGTATCGAGATCACTCTTGAATCTTCCGGCACCACGCTCCCTACTCTAACTTGCAAGTTCCCTGGCTGTTTCTCTTACGACGACTATGAGTGGCACCACAACATCTGGGAAGACGAGTGGCAGGGCCTGTTGATTAACTGGGAATTTCCTGGCATCGCCGTTTACCCTGGTGGTTACAC AACTGGCGTGGTCAATGGGGCATCTGCTGCCGCCAAGAGCGGAatgtcttcctcctcttcctcgtcatctgTTGCGCCTTCCGATGCGTCAGACTCTACTTCCTCGGGTGCCCTCGCTGTTAGCATTTCCGCTACAagttctccatcttccaatgTCAGCGTCAGCTCTGCTGTTGCCACCG GCAAAAAAACTTGCAAGCGCAAGAAGCGTAGCAACATCGCTGGTCAGAAACGCCACATCCGTCGCTCCAGAATTGCTCACTTCGACAGACATTGA
- a CDS encoding capsular associated protein, producing the protein MPPQSFPLTVAPQTQRLAIRVALAILGLFILRALFSSSNSPEEIQSHGVLERVYSTDKYLDVSKYQFLQSRLGRDDRTSMLDEEVKEGMLDFWNRYQKPFITGKSSAHLDTQVMRSVIDELLQFHGWVASACPTLVRPFGQNTREDRYEDLAAKDHLYYIAIVIHSADHFLVDQLAIIVQLARRLGTRNIFVSMLDHASTDSTPTLSDLCEAVMTILGIAFRIRRVPPMTVDPSAAYYPLEEAEARNLALEPLHELWKKRSIKFHRVIWLKGFTCPNDVLESLRVSQLNNAAMVCGMDWAEHNGFFIFSDRWRTRDIEGNLFRAAKSNSKPEAGPPRDKAGTERFSHHLPFQSFCCESGTHIVDPEQSYYRNIHYRASSSAHNISIAQETPKWDPEMSCMDSTQMWFCRDLWTDAAKGGLKDGSKRKGHKYSGHKRAVIPPHAEKIEKREAQPDAEPEPEPIASPGEDEDSGTDLDAMNEEASNNAPEPLTPQELPASAFLVPNSAFTPARILINPRCITTYGGVSHTQLAFDLFGGPHEDESAHEGGNYILEDWAGPPDSFVCQEMRTTGGRTAPKSQRRVGFLLQNEVGI; encoded by the exons ATGCCCCCTCAGTCTTTCCCCTTAACCGTCGCCCCTCAGACGCAGCGGCTTGCCATTCGTGTAGCTCTCGCAATCTTGggtcttttcatcctcaggGCGCTtttctcatcatccaacTCACCTGAAGAAATCCAGTCCCATGGTGTTTTAGAGCGTGTATACTCGACGGACAAGTACCTGGACGTATCGAAATACCAGTTCTTACAGTCCAGATTGGGCAGAGATGACCGCACGTCGAtgcttgatgaagaggtCAAAGAAGGGATGTTGGACTTTTGGAACAGGTACCAAAAGCCCTTCATCACCGGGAAAAGCTCAGCCCACCTTGATACTCAAGTGATGCGGTCAGTCATTGACGAACTGCTTCAGTTCCACGGATGGGTAGCTTCAGCCTGTCCCACCCTGGTCAGACCATTTGGTCAAAACACAAGGGAAGATCGGTATGAAGATCTTGCAGCCAAGGATCATCTGTACTATATTGCGATTGTCATTCACTCCGCCGATCATTTCCTAGTGGACCAGCTTGCCATTATTGTCCAACTCGCGCGCCGTCTTGGTACTCGAAATATATTTGTGTCAATGCTTGACCACGCCTCTACGGACTCTACCCCTACTCTCTCTGACCTCTGCGAAGCTGTCATGACTATTCTTGGCATTGCCTTCCGCATCAGGCGTGTACCTCCCATGACGGTGGACCCTTCTGCCGCATACTACcctcttgaagaagctgaagcAAGGAATTTGGCTCTCGAGCCCTTGCATGAgctctggaagaagagaagcatCAAGTTCCACAGAGTCATCTGGTTGAAAGGTTTCACCTGCCCTAATGACGTGTTAGAGAGCTTGAGGGTCAGTCAACTCAACAATGCCGCCATGGTCTGTGGTATGGATTGGGCGGAGCACAatggcttcttcatcttctcagACCG ATGGAGAACTAGAGACATTGAGGGAAATCTCTTCCGGGCAGCCAAATCTAATTCCAAGCCCGAGGCCGGTCCTCCAAGAGACAAAGCTGGTACCGAACGATTCTCCCACCACCTCCCGTTCCAAAGTTTCTGCTGTGAATCTGGTACCCACATAGTGGATCCCGAGCAATCCTATTACCGCAATATCCATTATCgtgcttcttcatctgccCACAATATCTCTATTGCGCAAGAAACTCCTAAATGGGACCCTGAAATGTCCTGCATGGACTCCACACAGATGTGGTTCTGCCGAGACTTGTGGACCGATGCAGCAAAGGGCGGCTTGAAGGATGGTAGCAAACGAAAGGGCCACAAATACAGCGGTCACAAGAGGGCTGTGATCCCTCCCCACGCTGAGAAGATCGAGAAACGTGAAGCTCAGCCTGATGCTGAACCTGAACCTGAGCCTATCGCCTCAcctggagaggatgaggattcTGGTACCGATCTTGACGCTATGAACGAAGAGGCCTCAAATAACGCTCCTGAACCTCTCACGCCTCAGGAACTTCCTGCGTCTGCGTTCCTTGTCCCCAACTCTGCTTTCACTCCCGCCCGGATCCTTATTAATCCCCGATGTATTACCACTTATGGTGGTGTTTCCCACACTCAATTGGCTTTCGACTTGTTTGGTGGCCCCCATGAGGATGAATCGGCTCATGAGGGTGGAAACTACATTTTGGAAGATTGGGCAGGCCCCCCTGATAGCTTTGTGTGTCAAGAAATGAGGACAACTGGTGGAAGGACAGCGCCAAAGAGCCAGAGAAGAGTAGGCTTTTTGTTGCAAAACGAG GTTGGGATCTAG
- a CDS encoding nicotinamide mononucleotide permease, putative, translating into MSTNDHLTATDIKRDDEWHENEAGIDNEKAATIELAAQYVPGSEAEKKLLRKIDKRIIPTIWGLYTLSYLDRANVGNAKTGGLEEDFNLTSQQYSIVLLVFFISYVLFEIPSNLFIARVRPSLYLSGLCILWGGIAACMAATKNYSQLAGVRFALGVVEAGFAPGVAFYLSSWYKRYELASRYSLYYTATAISGAFSGLLAGVITENLDGARGLRGWQWLFIIEGCGSSFLGFFTWFIMPDWPSTTRFLSPDERVLAAQRLAHDGLGNTAGAQGHVGHWDALKMAVVDWRTWMFTALYMLCTGAQTIQYFVPTLIGALGWTGYLGQYRTIPLYACAFLFILVFCWGADYFRAKPLFITIAASMGTVFFIVVTCVTQHMVQYVFLILAFGCVYALPPLILTWVPNILSHPAEKRGVAIALVNALGNSASIYGVFLWPSSDKPRYIPGFSATTIFMALIVVLSQVMFWLVKKYPIEAPDADKVIQEEFAKQRGHGKVDIA; encoded by the exons ATGTCCACCAACGATCATTTGACGGCAACAGACATCAAGAGAGATGACGAATGGCACGAGAACGAAGCCGGTATCGACAACGAGAAGGCTGCTACAATTGAGCTTGCCGCACAGTATGTGCCAGGGTCggaggcagagaagaaacttttgaggaagattgaCAAGAGAATCATTCCTACGATTTGGGGTCTATATACCCTCTCTTACCTTGATAGGGCCAATGTAGG AAATGCCAAAACTGGTGggctggaagaggatttcAATTTAACCTCCCAGCAGTACTCTATTGTCCTCCTC GTCTTCTTTATCTCCTACGTGTTATTTGAGATTCCCTCAAACCTTTTTATCGCGCGAGTTCGTCCATCACTCTATCTTAGTGGTCTTTGTATTCTTTGGGGTGGCATTGCCGCTTGCATGGCTGCCACAAAGAACTACAGCCAGCTTGCCGGAGTTCGTTTCGCCCTTGGTGTAGTCGAGGCTGGTTTTGCCCCTGGTGTGGCCTTCTACTTGTCTTC CTGGTACAAACGCTACGAGCTTGCCAGTCGATACTCCCTCTATTATACCGCTACGGCTATATCTGGTGCTTTTTCTGGCCTTTTAGCCGGTGTCATT ACGGAGAATCTCGACGGAGCTCGAGGACTGAGAGGTTGGCAATGGCTCTTC ATTATTGAAGGTTGCGGTTCTTCATTCCTTGGTTTCTTTACTTGGTTCATCATGCCTGACTGGCCTTCCACCACCAGATTCCTGTCACCAGACGAGCGTGTGCTAGCAGCACAGCGACTTGCTCACGATGGCTTGGGCAACACTGCAGGTGCTCAAGGACATGTCGGACATTGGGACGCTTTGAAAATGGCTGTCGTGGACTGGAGGACCTGGATGTTTACAGCCCTGTATATGCTTTGTACAGGTGCACAGACAATCCAATACTTCGTTCCTACACTCATTGGTGCCC TCGGCTGGACCGGATACCTTGGCCAGTACCGAACTATTCCTCTCTATGCGTGCGCCTT ccttttcatccttgtcTTCTGCTGGGGAGCCGATTACTTCAGGGCAAAACCCCTATTTATCACCATTGCGGCTTCAATGGGTactgtcttcttcatcgttgTGACTTGTGTCACCCAGCACATGGTGCAATATGTTTTCCTTATTTTGGCATTTGGCTGTGTGTACGCGCTCCCACCTCTC ATTTTAACATGGGTACCAAACATCTTATCACATCCCGCCGAAAAGCGTGGTGTCGCCATCGCCCTCGTCAATGCGCTGGGTAATAGCGCTTCAATCTATGGAGTCTTCCTGTGGCCTTCTAGCGACAAGCCCCGATACATCCCTGGTTTCTCTGCTACTACTATATTCATGGCACTCATCGTAGTGCTCTCTCAGGTCATGTTCTGGCTTGTGAAGAAATATCCAATTGAAGCACCTGACGCGGACAAGGTTATACAAGAAGAGTTCGCAAAGCAGAGGGGCCATGGCAAGGTTGACATTGCTTGA
- a CDS encoding amino acid transporter, putative has protein sequence MSIERADCSLPYEKSSAEKDSGPHVYQGEAIVYPNDGSENVIPREEETHRALSPRQLSMIALGGAIGTGLVIGSGTSLARSGPASLFISYVVMGTVCCGVMMALGEMSTKYPSKKGFAGHATRCVDPAFGFCTALVYLCKYLIISPNQIVAGSLVIRYWNDSINGAAWVTIFIVFVIAINCLGVKWFGEIEFWLSFTKIITLTGLILLALIIDLGGVPGQERIGFRYWEHGRAFKAYKATGDLGKFLGFVNALVLALFAYIGTELIGVTVGEAKNPRKTVPSAIRKTFLRIIFFYVLSSLLVGMIVDSSSPLLAQAAKKGTSGGASASPFVVAIESAGIKVLPAIINACILIFTISAANSDQYIASRTLYGMAKDGSMPRIFTKCTSRGVPWVAFIFTAMFMGLAYLVASSDALSVFNYFVNSVTIFGGLTWISILSSHVAFMRGMKAQGISRDSLPYKSPFQPYFTYCSLFLTCLVCFFKGFDGFMPWDYKSFITNYIGIPIYVFAYIGFKVIRKTKAVKMWEMDLTTGAREFHDLNEETEEEQQYKSMSFKQKVIYQIKNW, from the exons ATGAGTATCGAGCGCGCCGATTGTTCGTTGCCCTATGAGAAGTCATCAGCGGAGAAGGACTCTGGGCCTCACGTCTACCAAGGCGAAGCGATTGTCTACCCCAACGATGGAAGTGAGAATGTCATTccaagagaagaggagactCATAGGGCTTTGTCACCTCGACAACTGTCAATGATTGCCCTCGGGGGTGCCATTG GGACGGGTTTGGTTATTGGATCCGGCACGAGTCTTGCCAGGTCAGGCCCAGCCAGCTTATTCATCTCGTATGTGGTCATGGGTACAGTCTGCTGTGGCGTGATG ATGGCCCTAGGTGAAATGTCAACAAAGTATCCATCTAAAAAGGGTTTTGCTGGTCACGCCACTCGATGTGTCGATCCCGCTTTCGGCTTTTGTACTGCCCTTGTCTATCTTTGTAAA TACCTTATCATTTCCCCTAACCAGATTGTCGCTGGTTCCCTCGTCATCCGTTATTGGAATGACTCCATCAACGGCGCCGCCTGGGTAACTATTTTTATCGTATTCGTCATTGCCATCAACTGTCTCGGTGTCAAGTGGTTTGGCGAGATTGAGTTTTGGTTATCCTTCACCAAGATCATCACGCTCACTGGCTTGATCTTGTTGGCACTCATAATTGACCTTGGAGGAGTGCCAGGACAAGAAAGGATTGGATTTAGGTACTGGGAGCACGGGAGGGCATTTAAAGCGTACAAGGCGACGGGTGATTTGGGAAAGTTTCTGGGATTTGTGAATGCTTTGGTTTTGGCGCTTTTTGCGTACATAGGTACCGAATTGATTGGTGTCACTGTTGGCGAGGCAAAG AACCCACGAAAAACTGTCCCCTCTGCTATTCGTAAAACTTTTCTCCGTATCATTTTCTTCTATGTCCTCTCCTCACTCCTAGTCGGTATGATCGTtgattcttcctcgcctttGCTTGCCCAAGCTGCGAAGAAGGGTACCTCGGGTGGTGCTAGCGCATCTCCTTTCGTTGTCGCTATTGAGTCTGCGGGTATCAAGGTTCTGCCCGCTATAATAAACGCTTG CATCTTGATTTTCACCATCTCCGCCGCCAACTCTGATCAGTACATTGCCTCTCGAACACTCTACGGTATGGCCAAGGACGGAAGTATGCCCCGCATTTTTACCAAGTGTACTAGCCGAGGTGTCCCCTGGGTAGCTTTCATTTTTACCGCCATGTTCATGGGTTTGGCGTATCTTGTTGCCAGCAGCGATGCGCTTTCTGTATTCAATTACTTTGTCAACTCTGTCACAATCTTTGGTGGACTTACTTGG atctccatcctctcttcccacgTTGCCTTCATGCGCGGAATGAAAGCCCAAGGCATCTCACGAGACTCTCTTCCTTACAAgtctccttttcagccaTACTTCACCTACTGCTCCTTATTTCTTACCTGTCTCGtttgcttcttcaaggGCTTTGACGGTTTTATGCCTTGGGACTACAAGTCATTCATCACCAATTACATCGGTATCCCGATCTATGTCTTTGCTTATATTGGTTTCAAGG TGATCCGAAAAACTAAGGCGGTCAAGATGTGGGAGATGGACCTTACTACTGGCGCTCGAGAGTTCCACGATCTGAATGAAGaaacggaagaagagcaacaATACAAGTCGATGTCATTCAAGCAGAAAGTAATCTATCAAATCAAAAACTGGTAA